One Salvia splendens isolate huo1 chromosome 12, SspV2, whole genome shotgun sequence genomic window carries:
- the LOC121757433 gene encoding tRNA:m(4)X modification enzyme TRM13-like, producing the protein MTEATHCKLWLPKKRRFCANSPLLDSLFCGNHTQRSDAQWIPAPIDPSHSVLEDNLETHLNRCSLLKQTQSLSRQPFYQNGINAGSDDDAREEEKSKSDFGFTSEMKRNAVYSMDEITDRELMKLQNDRELSKQNCPAMEINEDLRRLQEED; encoded by the exons ATGACAGAGGCAACACACTGCAAATTGTGGCTCCCCAAGAAGAGGAGATTTTGTGCTAATTCCCCTCTCCTCGATTCTCT ATTCTGCGGGAACCACACGCAGAGATCCGACGCACAGTGGATTCCAGCCCCAATCGATCCTTCTCA TTCCGTGCTTGAGGATAATCTCGAGACTCACTTAAACCGATGCTCGTTGCTGAAACAAACACAATCCCTCTCTCGCCAACCCTTCTATCAGAATGGGATTAATGCCGGATCAGACGATGATGCCCGAGAAGAAGAGAAATCGAAATCTGATTTTGGTTTTACATCGGAGATGAAAAGGAATGCCGTCTATTCAATGGATGAAATTACAGATCGTGAATTGATGAAATTGCAAAACGATCGTGAATTGAGTAAGCAAAATTGTCCGGCGATGGAGATAAATGAAGATTTAAGGAGATTACAGGAAGAAGATTGA
- the LOC121757432 gene encoding glutathione S-transferase T3-like produces MFNLLSSGVQDTPVATRGGGSGGCGGGGSGYVGGGGGSGSGVGFATGRASSGSLPAGRQKATHYTKEESVVVAMAWDAATSDPIVGTDQNALSFWKRIVAAYNEFKPRGAKSRDAEQLHKKWSRILPPTQRFAGIYQNNLLHAESGRSEADVKTLSMSQYNALGYPKFTMWEEYLVLEDCPKFS; encoded by the coding sequence ATGTTCAATCTGCTTAGTTCCGGCGTACAGGATACGCCCGTTGCGACTAGAGGCGGGGGGTCCGGTGGCTGTGGCGGTGGCGGATCGGGCTATgtcggcggcggaggtggctcGGGCAGCGGCGTTGGGTTCGCGACTGGCAGAGCTTCCAGCGGCTCACTTCCAGCCGGACGGCAAAAGGCCACGCACTACACCAAGGAGGAGTCTGTTGTTGTGGCGATGGCGTGGGATGCCGCCACATCcgaccccatagtgggcaccgatcagaacGCGTTGAGCTTTTGGAAGCGCATCGTAGCGGCgtacaacgagttcaaacctcgCGGTGCCAAATCGCGTGACGCGGAACAGCTCCACAagaagtggtctaggattctgccgCCCACCCAGCGGTTCGCgggcatataccagaacaacctgctccatgcggagagtggccgaagcgaggCTGACGTGAAAACACTTTCGATGAGCCAATACAACGCGCTGGGCTATCCCaagttcacaatgtgggaggagtatctagtTCTCGAGGACTGCCCGAAATTTAGTTGA
- the LOC121759493 gene encoding probable BOI-related E3 ubiquitin-protein ligase 2 — MAVEARHLNLFPPQILGNRGLMMNGVEGIGNAYAAPAGFGMLPPLSGTTTAAMETMVPIYCSVIAETAVTKTPAIKSDSGLTYAAVPVSRKRSRDATNPMMSSVSHHHAANNRCGSMTFLGEDFSFHFQQQQLEIDRFIAQHTEKVRLEIEERRKRFSRRIAAAVEENILKKLKAKEEEAEKIGKMNYALEERVKSLCVENQIWRDMAQANEATANALRCNLEQVLAQAQNENHQQEEDAAADDAESCCGSNEVENTSAADERRSRMCRSCGKAESCVLLLPCRHLCLCTVCGSSLHTCPVCSSAKTASVHVNLSAS, encoded by the exons ATGGCTGTTGAAGCTCGGCATCTCAATCTCTTTCCCCCGCAGATTCTCGGCAATAG AGGGCTGATGATGAATGGTGTGGAAGGCATTGGAAACGCCTACGCCGCGCCGGCGGGATTCGGTATGCTGCCTCCGTTGTCGGGGACGACGACGGCGGCGATGGAGACTATGGTACCAATCTACTGCTCGGTGATTGCGGAAACCGCCGTCACGAAAACGCCGGCGATTAAGTCCGACAGCGGCTTGACGTACGCGGCTGTTCCTGTTTCCAGGAAGCGATCCAGAGACGCGACCAATCCTATGATGTCCAGCGTTTCTCACCACCACGCCGCAAATAACCGCTGCGGTTCAATGACTTTTCTCGGCGAGGATTTCTCTTTCCACTTCCAGCAGCAGCAGTTGGAGATCGATCGATTCATCGCGCAACAT ACGGAGAAGGTGAGGTTAGAAATCGAGGAGAGGCGGAAGAGATTCTCGCGGCGGAtcgcggcggcggtggaggagaaCATATTGAAGAAGCTGAAAGcgaaggaggaggaggcggagaaGATCGGGAAAATGAACTACGCTCTGGAGGAGCGAGTGAAGTCTCTGTGCGTGGAGAATCAGATATGGAGAGACATGGCTCAGGCGAACGAAGCCACCGCAAATGCTTTGAGATGCAATCTGGAGCAAGTCCTAGCGCAAGCACAAAACGAGAATCATCAACAGGAGGAGGATGCCGCCGCCGACGACGCGGAGTCGTGCTGCGGCAGTAACGAGGTTGAAAACACCTCCGCCGCGGATGAGCGGAGAAGCAGAATGTGCCGGAGCTGCGGCAAAGCGGAGTCGTGCGTGCTTCTCCTCCCGTGCCGGCATCTGTGCCTGTGCACGGTGTGCGGCTCGTCTCTGCACACCTGCCCCGTTTGCAGCTCTGCCAAAACCGCCAGCGTTCACGTCAATCTCTCCGCCTCTTGA